A stretch of the Panicum virgatum strain AP13 chromosome 9N, P.virgatum_v5, whole genome shotgun sequence genome encodes the following:
- the LOC120688673 gene encoding serine/threonine-protein phosphatase 6 regulatory ankyrin repeat subunit B-like: MSKLSFPPEDFGSPTSRTRDWSGNIHGSSGACRGRHGSRHPALYKAATYGCVGSVRKLVAGDLRALNSNTPQGNTALHVAASHGHAKFAGEVLKLNEGLIVAENADGDTPLHLAAKNGRLKVAELMIRLAQACPDHPGTDGKLLKTPLTMTNGEGNTPLHEAVRHQHTDVALKLLVADSKCAHALNEQSESPLDMAARQGLVQIVRRIVDVPWVPAEAIQSVGVTALHQAVLGGHTQVVEIMLEKHHYLLDRSHSGGNNALHYAAQKDNKRVVKRLLNERTGLAYRRNGQSQTPLHVAAHHGSTRAIRALLQQCPDVAEMSNAAGRNAFHAAVASGKTDALRCLLRNVRPAELLNHVDDDGNTPLHLAAEMSHVQSALLLVWDSRVNPCIRNKKGHTARSLLEARSAQDRATDSEVKIRTVDGGQEPHTHLEIRPMDAYEMYLWKELKRHGPRGAATSSCRPSASPFTAGPATSTSSAASRPTSSWPPSSPPSPSPPPSPCPAATTRPRASRCKATTPPSRSSSSPIPLPCAAPSSSSSASSGPGRTPSSSGSTSSCGAIGSPEGNRVHV; encoded by the exons ATGTCGAAACTTTCCTTTCCACCTGAGGACTTTGGATCACCCACCAGCCGGACTCGAGATTGGTCAG GCAACATCCATGGCAGCAGCGGAGCCTGCAGAGGGAGGCATGGATCCCGGCATCCCGCCTTGTACAAGgccgcgacgtacgggtgcgtGGGGAGCGTGAGGAAGCTGGTGGCGGGCGACCTCAGGGCCCTCAACTCCAATACGCCCCAGGGCAACACGGCGCTCCACGTCGCCGCCTCGCACGGCCACGCCAAGTTCGCCGGCGAGGTCCTCAAACTGAACGAGGGGCTGATCGTCGCCGAGAACGCCGACGGAGACACCCCGCTGCACTTGGCGGCCAAGAACGGCAGGCTGAAGGTGGCTGAGCTGATGATACGCCTCGCCCAGGCGTGCCCAGACCACCCCGGCACCGATGGCAAGCTGCTCAAGACCCCCCTGACCATGACGAACGGCGAGGGCAACACCCCGCTGCACGAGGCCGTGCGGCACCAGCACACCGACGTGGCGCTGAAGCTGCTGGTCGCCGACTCCAAGTGCGCCCACGCTCTCAACGAACAGAGCGAGTCGCCGCTGGACATGGCCGCCCGCCAGGGACTCGTCCAGATCGTCCGCAGGATAGTGGACGTGCCCTGGGTACCAGCGGAGGCCATCCAGTCCGTCGGCGTCACGGCTCTGCACCAGGCAGTGCTCGGAGGCCACACCC AGGTCGTGGAGATCATGCTGGAGAAGCACCACTACCTGCTGGACCGGAGCCACTCCGGCGGCAACAACGCCCTGCACTACGCGGCGCAGAAGGACAACAAGCGAGTGGTGAAGCGGCTGCTCAACGAGCGCACGGGGCTGGCCTACAGGCGCAACGGCCAGAGCCAGACCCCGCTGCACGTCGCGGCGCACCACGGGTCCACGAGAGCCATCCGGGCGCTGCTCCAGCAGTGCCCCGACGTGGCCGAGATGTccaacgccgccggccgcaacGCCTTCCATGCCGCCGTCGCCAGCGGCAAGACGGACGCGCTCCGGTGCCTGCTCCGCAACGTCCGCCCGGCGGAGCTGCTCAACCacgtcgacgacgacggcaacACGCCGCTGCACCTCGCCGCCGAGATGAGCCACGTCCAgtcggcgctgctgctggtCTGGGACAGCCGCGTCAACCCCTGCATCCGCAACAAGAAAGGCCACACGGCGCGCAGCCTTCTCGAGGCCAGATCTGCGCAGGACCGCGCCACGGACAGCGAGGTCAAGATCAGAACGGtcgacggcggccaggagccGCACACCCACCTCGAGATCAGGCCCATGGACGCCTACGAGATGTACCTATGGAAGGAGCTCAAGCGCCACGGTCCAAGAGGTGCCGCAACCAGCAGCTGCCGCCCGTCGGCTTCACCCTTCACCGCAGGACCAGCCACAAGTACTTCGAGCGCAGCGTCGAGACCTACATCCTCGTGGCCACCCTCATCGCCACCGTCACCTTCGCCGCCACCTTCACCATGCCCGGCGGCTACGACCAGACCAAGGGCATCGCGCTGCAAGGCCACAACACCGCCTTCAAGATCTTCGTCATCTCCAATACCGTTGCCATGTGCAGCgccatcgtcgtcgtcttctGCTTCATCTGGGCCTGGAAGAACCCCATCAAGTTCAGGGTCGACCAGCTCATGTGGGGCCATAGGCTCACCTGAAGGGAATCGG gttcatgtgtag
- the LOC120693471 gene encoding ankyrin repeat-containing protein At5g02620-like, with the protein MDSEGRMDPALYKAATQGKVASLRQLVDPEDPSVLSSTTPQLNTALHLAALHGHAAFAGEVLDKNEELLVARNDDGDTPLHLAAKAGKLEVAQLLISHALAWPQDRKSPLVMTNKAGNTALHEAVRNRRGAVAEALLDADPSRGHDLNERMESPLHMAAREGLVQVVQKIVDYTWVGQEFLPSVSLSGTALHQAVLGTHHRIVEILLEKRPELIDLTDSDGNNALHYAAQKDHQRAVELLFKKRTELAYRRNLHGMSPLHVAAHYGSTDAIKALLRHCPDVAEMVDSYGRNAFHASVDSGKANALRCLLRRVRPAELLNRVDSHGDAPLHVAAKRSRVHCALLLLKDRRVDPCVRNHAGQTARSLVEMKLHTGEMDAYEMYLWKQLKHQELKRCRKQQLPPLATYPSRRGSNDKYFERIVETYILVATLIATVTFAATFTMPGGYDQTKGIALHGHNTAFKIFVISNTVAMCSSIVVVFCFIWAWQDPVRFKVDQLLWGHRLTIIACLGMLVSLMTAVYITVAPTSRWPAYVVIAIGVSTPAVVVLMLGRDVIFVPL; encoded by the exons ATGGATAGCGAGGGACGTATGGATCCGGCGTTGTACAAGGCGGCGACGCAGGGGAAAGTTGCGAGCTTGAGGCAGCTGGTGGATCCGGAGGATCCCAGTGTCCTCAGCTCCACGACGCCCCAGCTCAACACGgcgctccacctcgccgccctgCACGGCCACGCCGCGTTCGCCGGCGAGGTCCTGGACAAGAACGAGGAGCTGCTCGTCGCCCGGAACGACGACGGCGACACGCCGCTGCACCTGGCGGCCAAGGCGGGCAAGCTGGAGGTGGCGCAGCTGCTCATCAGCCACGCCCTGGCCTGGCCGCAGGACCGGAAGAGCCCTCTGGTCATGACCAACAAGGCCGGCAACACCGCGCTGCACGAAGCGGTGCGGAACCGGAGGGGCGCCGTGGCGGAGGCCCTGCTCGACGCCGATCCCAGCCGCGGCCACGACCTCAACGAGCGGATGGAGTCCCCGCTGCACATGGCCGCccgcgagggcctcgtccaGGTCGTCCAGAAGATCGTCGACTACACCTGGGTCGGCCAGGAGTTCCTGCCCTCCGTCTCCCTCAGCGGCACCGCCCTGCACCAGGCCGTGCTCGGCACCCACCACC GGATCGTGGAGATCCTGCTGGAGAAGCGGCCGGAGCTGATCGACCTGACGGACTCCGACGGCAACAACGCCCTGCACTACGCGGCGCAGAAGGACCACCAGCGGGCGGTGGAGCTGCTGTTCAAGAAGCGGACGGAGCTGGCCTACAGGCGCAACCTCCACGGCATGTCCCCGCTGCACGTCGCCGCGCACTACGGCTCGACGGACGCCATCAAGGCGCTGCTCCGGCACTGCCCCGACGTGGCCGAGATGGTGGACAGCTACGGCCGCAACGCCTTCCACGCCTCCGTCGACAGCGGCAAGGCGAACGCGCTCCGGTGCCTGCTCCGCCGCGTCCGGCCCGCGGAGCTGCTCAACCGCGTCGACAGCCACGGCGACGCGCCCCTGCACGTCGCCGCCAAGAGGAGCCGCGTCCActgcgcgctgctgctgctcaaggaCCGCCGCGTCGACCCCTGCGTCCGCAACCACGCCGGCCAGACCGCGCGCAGCCTCGTGGAGATGAAGCTGCACACGGGCGAGATGGACGCCTACGAGATGTACCTCTGGAAGCAGCTCAAGCACCAGGAGCTCAAGAGGTGCCGCAAGCAGCagctgccgccgctcgccacctACCCCAGCCGCCGGGGCTCCAACGACAAGTACTTTGAGCGCATCGTCGAGACCTACATCCTCGTCGCCACGCTCATCGCCACCGTCACCTTCGCCGCCACCTTCACCATGCCCGGCGGCTACGACCAGACCAAGGGCATCGCGCTCCACGGCCACAACACCGCCTTCAAGATCTTCGTCATCTCCAACACCGTCGCCATGTGCAGCTccatcgtcgtcgtcttctGCTTCATCTGGGCATGGCAGGACCCCGTGAGGTTCAAGGTTGACCAGCTCCTGTGGGGTCACAGGCTCACCATCATCGCCTGCCTCGGCATGCTCGTCTCGCTCATGACCGCAGTGTACATCACCGTGGCGCCCACATCACGGTGGCCCGCCTACGTCGTCATCGCCATCGGCGTGAGCACCCCGGCCGTCGTCGTCCTCATGCTGGGTAGGGATGTGATCTTCGTGCCGCTATAA